A single Thermoleophilia bacterium DNA region contains:
- the hisZ gene encoding ATP phosphoribosyltransferase regulatory subunit gives MQRDERPAMIPEGMHDILPPWSAQRRALEATLRRCFDAYGYGEVITPSLEFAETLEVADDDTLKAGYRLWDEQGRQLMVRTDMTVPVARLAATRFNDEPLPLRFSYIAAAIRPWAPQRGQDGEFVQAGAELIGVRSPEADAEVVVMLCDALARVGLRGHRVTLGTVAFHRALVASLGLEDDDREKLFEALVARDYPLLEIIAGKSNQGDAARKALQRSLELSGSRDSLEQARKLASTPAMEVAIERLVRVHELVAEAGFGDVVGFDLGLFQDLIYYNDLVFEAYAPGVGLPIASGGRYDGLLERFDWDEPAVGFAIGLDRLEEALEEAELEPVTRPPALPFVGGLEQPARAAELRRLGWDVEALPDEAELPRRPAIVRRGGSYWVEYADGRSVAGSWRDVLKALEALRERR, from the coding sequence GTGCAACGCGATGAGAGACCGGCGATGATCCCCGAAGGCATGCACGACATCCTGCCGCCGTGGTCGGCGCAGCGCCGTGCCCTCGAAGCTACTCTGCGGCGCTGCTTCGACGCCTACGGCTACGGCGAGGTCATCACGCCGTCGCTGGAGTTCGCCGAGACGCTGGAGGTCGCCGACGACGATACGCTGAAGGCCGGCTACCGTCTCTGGGACGAGCAAGGGCGCCAGCTCATGGTGCGCACCGACATGACGGTTCCCGTGGCCCGTCTGGCGGCGACGCGCTTCAACGACGAACCGTTGCCGCTGCGCTTCTCGTACATCGCCGCCGCCATCCGGCCCTGGGCGCCGCAGCGCGGGCAGGACGGCGAGTTCGTGCAGGCGGGGGCGGAGCTCATCGGCGTGCGCTCGCCCGAAGCCGACGCTGAGGTCGTCGTGATGCTCTGCGACGCCCTCGCCCGCGTCGGCCTGCGCGGCCACCGAGTGACGCTCGGCACCGTCGCTTTCCATCGCGCGCTGGTCGCTTCCCTCGGCCTTGAGGATGACGACCGCGAGAAGCTCTTCGAGGCGCTCGTCGCTCGCGACTACCCGCTGCTGGAGATCATCGCCGGCAAATCGAACCAGGGCGACGCTGCGCGCAAGGCGCTGCAGCGTAGTCTCGAGCTCAGCGGCTCGCGCGACAGTCTCGAGCAAGCGCGCAAGCTGGCGAGTACGCCGGCCATGGAAGTCGCCATCGAGCGGCTGGTGCGCGTCCACGAACTCGTCGCCGAGGCTGGGTTCGGCGACGTGGTGGGCTTCGATCTCGGCCTCTTCCAGGACCTCATCTACTACAACGACCTCGTCTTCGAGGCGTACGCCCCGGGGGTTGGTCTGCCGATCGCCTCCGGTGGTCGCTACGACGGTCTGCTGGAGCGGTTCGACTGGGATGAGCCCGCGGTGGGCTTTGCCATCGGCCTGGATCGTCTCGAGGAGGCGCTCGAAGAGGCCGAGTTGGAGCCGGTTACGCGGCCGCCGGCGCTGCCGTTCGTCGGTGGCCTCGAGCAGCCTGCCCGCGCGGCCGAGCTACGGCGCCTGGGATGGGACGTCGAGGCGCTGCCGGACGAGGCCGAACTGCCGCGGCGGCCCGCCATCGTGCGCCGCGGCGGGAGCTACTGGGTCGAGTACGCCGACGGACGCAGCGTCGCCGGCAGCTGGCGCGACGTCCTCAAAGCGCTCGAGGCGCTGCGGGAGCGCCGGTGA
- a CDS encoding DNA polymerase III subunit alpha → MAANFVHLHVHSEYSLLDGACRVNGLVARAKELGMPAVALTDHGTLGGVVKFYDAARKAGVKPILGLELYLATDRHSRAGVKERNAHLTLLARDETGYRNLVELSTRAYLEGYYYKPRADWDLLTQYHDGLIALTGCLSGRPSMYLKDGRDDDAYEFVRNLADLLGPENVFIELQDAGLPEQREMLPKLVALAERAGLRTVATNDVHYLCDTDCHAHDALLCIQTQSNLADEKRMRYGSEEFYLKSAQEMRERFADYPGACDATVEIAERCNVDLDFGGYKLPKYPVPEGYTEGSYLRELCEQGIVRRYGAEPSQEVRERLDFELGVIGEMGFEAYFLIVWDYVKFAKDHSIAVGPGRGSAAGSIVSYALAITDIDPLKYDLLFERFLNPGRKSMPDIDMDFSVARREEVIEYVAGKYGRDHVAQIITFGTMAARAAVRDAARVMGLPYAVGDKIAKMIPEKAPPATFKEAMADGSELAQACELDAQVKEVVDLAMSFEGLIRNDSIHAAAVVISDQPLTTYLPLQQKGDAEIVTQFDMNDVAALGLLKMDFLGLRNLDVIEAALEIIKKTDGVCIEIDKLPLDDEKTYAMLARGDSTGVFQFESAGMREALRDVKPARFEDLIALVALYRPGPMQFIATYARNKRDPASVVYDHDALRPILEPTHGVTIYQEQYMAIARRVGGFSPAQADDLRKAISKKNKDLMASLREPLMQGLAASGLSPAIANKVWASFEATGDYSFNKSHAACYAMISYRTAWLKANYPVEYMAALISSVMNTKDKVPFYVNQCHELGIEVLPPDVNESEVGFTVVNGKVRFGLNAVKGVGRGAIESIIAARDSGPFGTIYDFCGRVDSQVANKRVLEALIRSGAFDSTGDSRRGMLEVLPAAMSAGERRRKDAADGQFGLFDALLPDEAQSHDPPVPRVEFDQPTLLKGEKEALGLYVSAHPLQGLREQLREETETFISGLDDLGDGVVAWTGGIVANAQKKTSKNGGVWLAFRLEDVDGGVECRAWPAVYEQYKDLLVEDAIIKVRGKVERKAETGTTLIALEVVPFSGVSEFRPLTLTIDAGRVQPAAIDELRRVFLDFPGQVPVVLRMVRDERTVRLKVGENLRVAPVAGLYAELKALLGESCIGAG, encoded by the coding sequence ATGGCCGCCAACTTCGTTCATCTACACGTCCACAGCGAGTACTCGCTGCTCGATGGCGCTTGCCGGGTGAACGGCCTCGTGGCGAGGGCCAAGGAGCTCGGCATGCCGGCGGTGGCGCTCACCGATCACGGCACGCTGGGCGGCGTGGTCAAGTTCTACGACGCCGCCCGCAAGGCCGGAGTGAAGCCCATCCTCGGCCTCGAGCTCTATCTGGCCACCGATCGTCATTCGCGCGCCGGGGTCAAGGAGCGCAACGCGCACCTCACGCTGCTGGCGCGCGACGAGACCGGCTATCGCAACCTGGTCGAGCTCTCCACCCGTGCGTACCTCGAGGGTTACTACTACAAGCCGCGCGCCGACTGGGATCTGCTCACGCAGTATCACGACGGGCTCATCGCCCTCACCGGCTGCCTCAGCGGCAGGCCGTCGATGTATCTCAAGGACGGCCGCGACGACGACGCTTACGAGTTCGTGCGCAACCTGGCCGATCTGCTCGGCCCCGAGAACGTCTTCATCGAGCTGCAAGACGCGGGGCTGCCGGAGCAGCGTGAGATGCTGCCCAAGCTCGTGGCGCTCGCCGAGCGCGCCGGCTTGCGCACGGTCGCCACCAACGACGTGCATTACCTCTGCGACACCGACTGCCACGCACACGACGCGCTGCTCTGCATTCAAACGCAGAGCAACCTGGCGGACGAGAAGCGCATGCGTTACGGCAGCGAGGAGTTCTATCTCAAGTCGGCGCAGGAGATGCGCGAGCGCTTCGCCGACTATCCGGGTGCCTGCGACGCCACCGTCGAGATCGCCGAGCGCTGCAACGTGGATCTGGACTTTGGCGGTTACAAGCTGCCGAAGTACCCGGTGCCCGAGGGTTACACCGAGGGCTCCTACCTGCGCGAGCTCTGCGAGCAGGGCATTGTGCGCCGTTACGGCGCCGAGCCCAGCCAGGAGGTGCGTGAGCGCCTCGACTTCGAGCTCGGCGTGATCGGCGAGATGGGCTTCGAGGCGTACTTCCTCATCGTCTGGGACTACGTCAAGTTCGCCAAGGATCACAGCATCGCCGTGGGACCCGGCCGAGGTTCCGCCGCCGGGTCCATCGTCAGTTACGCGCTGGCGATCACCGACATCGATCCACTCAAGTACGACCTGCTCTTTGAGCGCTTTCTCAACCCCGGCCGCAAGTCGATGCCCGACATCGACATGGACTTCAGCGTGGCCCGGCGCGAGGAGGTCATCGAGTACGTGGCCGGCAAGTACGGTCGCGACCACGTGGCGCAGATCATCACCTTCGGCACCATGGCGGCGCGGGCCGCGGTGCGCGACGCCGCCCGGGTCATGGGGCTGCCGTACGCCGTGGGCGACAAGATCGCCAAGATGATCCCCGAGAAGGCGCCGCCGGCGACCTTCAAGGAGGCGATGGCCGACGGCTCGGAGCTGGCGCAGGCATGCGAGCTCGACGCTCAGGTCAAAGAGGTCGTCGACTTGGCGATGTCGTTCGAGGGACTCATCCGCAACGACTCCATCCACGCGGCAGCGGTGGTGATCAGCGATCAGCCGCTCACCACGTACCTGCCGTTGCAGCAGAAGGGCGACGCCGAGATCGTGACGCAGTTCGACATGAACGACGTCGCCGCCCTCGGTTTGCTCAAGATGGACTTTCTCGGCCTGCGCAACCTCGACGTCATCGAGGCGGCGCTCGAGATCATCAAGAAGACCGACGGCGTCTGCATCGAGATCGACAAGCTGCCGCTCGACGACGAGAAGACGTACGCCATGCTCGCCCGCGGCGATTCCACCGGTGTGTTCCAGTTCGAGAGCGCCGGCATGCGCGAGGCGCTGCGCGACGTCAAACCGGCGCGTTTTGAAGATCTCATCGCCCTCGTCGCCCTCTATCGGCCGGGTCCGATGCAGTTCATCGCCACCTACGCGCGCAACAAGCGCGACCCGGCCTCGGTCGTCTACGACCACGACGCCCTGCGGCCGATCCTTGAGCCCACGCACGGCGTGACCATCTATCAAGAGCAGTACATGGCGATTGCGCGCCGGGTGGGAGGCTTCAGCCCGGCGCAGGCCGACGATCTGCGTAAGGCCATCAGCAAGAAGAACAAGGACCTGATGGCCTCTCTGCGTGAGCCGCTGATGCAGGGGCTCGCCGCCAGCGGCCTCTCGCCGGCGATCGCCAACAAAGTGTGGGCGAGCTTCGAGGCCACCGGCGACTACTCGTTCAACAAGAGCCATGCCGCCTGCTACGCGATGATCAGCTACCGCACCGCGTGGCTCAAGGCCAACTACCCGGTCGAGTACATGGCGGCGCTCATCTCGAGCGTCATGAACACCAAGGACAAGGTGCCGTTCTACGTGAACCAGTGCCACGAGCTGGGCATCGAGGTGCTGCCGCCGGACGTCAACGAGAGCGAAGTCGGATTCACGGTCGTGAACGGCAAGGTCCGCTTCGGGCTGAACGCCGTCAAGGGCGTCGGGCGCGGCGCGATCGAGTCCATCATCGCCGCTCGTGACTCCGGCCCGTTCGGCACCATCTACGATTTCTGCGGTCGCGTCGACTCGCAGGTCGCCAACAAGCGCGTTCTCGAGGCGCTCATCCGCAGCGGCGCCTTCGACAGCACCGGCGATTCGCGCCGCGGCATGCTCGAGGTGCTGCCTGCGGCGATGTCTGCCGGCGAGCGGCGCCGCAAAGACGCGGCCGATGGTCAGTTCGGTCTGTTCGACGCGCTCCTCCCGGACGAAGCGCAGTCGCACGATCCGCCGGTGCCGCGCGTTGAGTTCGACCAGCCGACGCTGCTCAAGGGCGAGAAGGAGGCGCTCGGCCTCTACGTCTCAGCGCACCCGCTGCAGGGGCTGCGCGAGCAGCTCCGCGAAGAGACCGAGACCTTCATCAGCGGCCTCGACGACCTCGGCGATGGCGTCGTCGCCTGGACGGGCGGGATCGTCGCCAACGCGCAGAAGAAGACGAGCAAGAACGGCGGCGTGTGGCTCGCCTTCCGGCTCGAGGACGTCGACGGCGGCGTTGAGTGTCGCGCCTGGCCCGCCGTCTACGAGCAGTACAAGGATCTCCTGGTGGAAGACGCGATCATCAAGGTCAGGGGCAAGGTGGAGCGCAAGGCCGAGACGGGCACCACGCTGATCGCCCTCGAGGTGGTGCCGTTCTCGGGCGTCAGTGAGTTTCGTCCGCTGACGCTCACGATCGACGCCGGGCGCGTGCAGCCGGCGGCCATCGACGAGTTGCGGCGCGTGTTCCTCGACTTTCCCGGTCAGGTGCCGGTGGTGTTGCGCATGGTGCGCGACGAACGCACGGTCCGGCTCAAGGTCGGCGAGAATTTGCGTGTGGCGCCGGTCGCCGGTTTGTACGCCGAGCTCAAGGCGCTGCTCGGCGAGAGCTGCATCGGAGCCGGCTGA
- the cas2 gene encoding CRISPR-associated endonuclease Cas2, translated as MSFKSEDAVWSLVMFDLPVQTKDERRNATEFRQLLLDLGYQRTQFSVYSRFSPSVNSVLPTIGTIKKNLPEGGEVRIFSITDHQWATALRFSNAKSSAVERAPSQLAIF; from the coding sequence GTGAGCTTCAAGTCGGAGGATGCCGTGTGGTCGCTGGTCATGTTCGACTTGCCCGTCCAGACGAAGGATGAGCGTCGGAACGCCACCGAGTTCCGCCAGTTGCTGCTCGACCTCGGTTACCAGCGCACGCAGTTCTCGGTGTACTCGCGCTTCTCGCCATCCGTGAACTCTGTCCTACCGACGATCGGCACCATCAAGAAGAACCTGCCGGAGGGCGGCGAAGTCAGGATATTCTCGATCACTGACCACCAGTGGGCGACGGCACTCAGATTCTCTAACGCGAAGAGTTCCGCGGTGGAGAGGGCGCCATCCCAGCTCGCGATTTTCTAG